From Serratia fonticola:
AAGGTGAAAAAAAGCTGCAATGGCAGATTGAAAGATTTACCGAATATTGATGCTTCATTAGAGCGCCAGCTGTGGCGAGCAGGCATATGCAATATTTATGATTTTCGCCTGTTGGGGGCCAGAGATAGCTATCTGAAGTTGCTGCAACAGCAAAAAAATCTGGGCATGAAAGTGCTGATGTCACTGGCGGGTGCCATGGCGGGTTACCACCATGCCGCCTTGCCGAATCTACAAAGGGAGGCGTTGACCGAATGGTTCGAAAACAACGCGCTCTTTCCCTCCTTTGAGGCACGGTCAGAAGACCGTGCCTGCGGCCCACATCTTTGAACTATCAACCGGCTTGAGTAATTTGTGTATTAAGTGCCGTCAGCTCTGGTAGCAATTCGAGCACCAGGCCAATTTGCTGCAACACCAGTTGTTCTTTGCTTTCCGGCTCCGGAACCAGCGCAGTAATACGCTCGGAGAGGGCTTCCAGTGCCTGCGTGATACGCTGACGATCATGAGCGTCGTGGTGTAATGCACCATCAACATAGCAAACCGCATCGTTGAGCAAATCCAGCACGGCGGCACTTTCCAGGCGCTCACGGTGGGCACCCAGGGCAGAAATATAGCTCAGCAAGGTATGGTTAAGGCACAGCAGGCGAAATGCCGCTTCCTGAATGGTTTTATCGGCTTTAGGGTCGGCAGACATGTTAGAGATCACCGACGCCAATTCGGCATCGCTATTATGGGCATCGCGGCGGGCAATACGATAAGGCAGGCCGTTATCCTTGCCCTGATGGTATTGCACCAGAATGGCATCCAGATAGCGGCAGTCGGCATTCAGTGTCTTACGCACCATGGCCGGTAACTGACGGAACTTCCAGTCTGGCCAGATAAAACTCACCGCTGCCCAGGCGATGGCACAACCCAGCAGGGTATCGTAGACGCGCGGGGCAGCCACTTCGAACCCTTCGCCCAGCAGGTTAAAGCATAGCAAGACCAACAGGGTGATAAACATCGTGGCGTGGGCATATTGCACGGTTCGGAAGGCGAAGAACAACACGCCCGAGATCACGATCAGAATCAACTGCCCTTCCAGCGAGGGCACAAAATACAGGATCGGCAGCCCGATCAAAATGCCAGCCAGAGTGCCGATGATCCTTAACGCCAAGCGCCTGCGGGTGGCGTTGTAGTTGGGCTGGCAGACAAACAGGCTGGTCAGCAGGATCCAATAACCGTGCTGCATCCCGGTCAGTTGAATAAACGCATAGCCTACGCACAGCACCACAGACATACGGATGGCGTGGCGGAATAGGGCGGATTGTGGTGTCAGGTGGCGGCTGATACGCAGGCGAATATCGCTCCAACCGGTGAGCCGGTCGTCTGACAGGTTGTTTTCCTCGGTTTGGCCACTCGCCAAGGATTGCTCAGACTCGATATTGGCCAACTGGGCGTCAATTGCCCGTAAATTCTTCAGCAGATGGGATAGCGCTCTGGTCAGTTCGCGATTTTCTGGGGTAATGGTAACCCGGGTCAGCGCCTCTTCCAGGCGTGAAAAAGCGGGCTCAAAACGCGGGCTATGCAGATATTTCTGCCGTAATAGTAT
This genomic window contains:
- a CDS encoding TfoX/Sxy family DNA transformation protein — encoded protein: MNGGSLRRIEQAKSCFAALGNIAIRSQFGGYGLLADGTMFAVITEGELYLRATESLETAFRERGMVNMTYLKRGVPMVMRYYWVNEELWRQRRELCALAWQALCETRKEIKVKKSCNGRLKDLPNIDASLERQLWRAGICNIYDFRLLGARDSYLKLLQQQKNLGMKVLMSLAGAMAGYHHAALPNLQREALTEWFENNALFPSFEARSEDRACGPHL
- the yccS gene encoding YccS family putative transporter, whose amino-acid sequence is MLSLAPKIRRYTYNSNLLYNLRIFIALAGASAVPWWLGVPKLTIPLTLGVVAAALADLDDRLAGRLRNLLITLVCFFVASTSIELLFPYPWLFALGLTTSTCGFILLGALGQRYATIAFGALLIAVYTMLGTSMYDAWYQQPTLLIIGAVWYNLLTLIGHLLFPIKPLQENLARCYEQLANYLDAKANLFDPDAESDADLPWVDVAMANSTLVTTLNLTKASLLTRLKGDRGQRGTRRTLHYYFVAQDIHERASSSHVQYQALSQQFRHSDILFRFQRLLAKQARACQQLAQSILLRQKYLHSPRFEPAFSRLEEALTRVTITPENRELTRALSHLLKNLRAIDAQLANIESEQSLASGQTEENNLSDDRLTGWSDIRLRISRHLTPQSALFRHAIRMSVVLCVGYAFIQLTGMQHGYWILLTSLFVCQPNYNATRRRLALRIIGTLAGILIGLPILYFVPSLEGQLILIVISGVLFFAFRTVQYAHATMFITLLVLLCFNLLGEGFEVAAPRVYDTLLGCAIAWAAVSFIWPDWKFRQLPAMVRKTLNADCRYLDAILVQYHQGKDNGLPYRIARRDAHNSDAELASVISNMSADPKADKTIQEAAFRLLCLNHTLLSYISALGAHRERLESAAVLDLLNDAVCYVDGALHHDAHDRQRITQALEALSERITALVPEPESKEQLVLQQIGLVLELLPELTALNTQITQAG